The Paenibacillus macerans genome includes a window with the following:
- a CDS encoding glycoside hydrolase family 9 protein: MIALTGYSGWGAFSPAANAAASDYNYAEALQKSMYFYEAQRSGKLPENNRVEWRGDSGLQDGADVGHDLTGGWYDAGDHVKFGFPMASTATMLAWSVYEYREGYEQSGQLDEILDNIRWATDYFMKAHTAPNELWGQVGDGNADHKWWGPAEVMPMARPAYKIDAAHPGSDLAGETAAALAASSIVFRDSDPAYADKLLRHAKELYDFADRYRGKYSDSITGVKEFYNSWSGYADELSWGAVWLYLATDDQTYLDKAIAASKEWGTNQQGDWDYKWTQGWDDKHYGAQLLLARITGDPKFVRSTEKNMEFWTTGVAETGERVAYTPGGLAHLDQWGALRYSANQAFLAFVYSDWVSDPAKKINARSFAERQILYMLGDNPRQSSYVVGYGNNPPEHPHHRTAHGSWADNLSVPENHRHTLYGALVGGPNKDDTYKDSVNDYVSNEVATDYNAGFTGALAKMMILHGQGQQPLPSFPAPEEREDEMFVEAAVNVSGSNFVEIRALLNNRSAWPARASEDISFRYYVDLSEAIEAGYGPEDIKVTVGGYNQGATVSQLQPYDENNHIYYTTVDFSGTRIYPGGQSDFRKEVQFRIAAPENTNFWDNANDFSFQGIATGAASPVKTPYIPVFDAGRHVFGELPAGGGNPGEPTAPAAPRNVRAVPGDGFVQLSWNAVNGAEAYSVKRSLASGGPYETVGTVTAAAYTDSAVINDTTYYYVITATNAAGESLPSAQVSAKPREAQTPAEGDLKVQYRNNDTNAGDNQLRPHFRIVNTGDEAVPLSELTLRYYYTIDGDKSQQFNCDYAFIGSGNVSGRFVKLDSAADGSDYYLEVSFAPGAGKLAPGADSGEIQTRVNKTDWSNYNESDDYSYSGSQQQFADWDKVTLYRNGTLVWGVEP, from the coding sequence ATGATAGCGCTTACGGGTTATTCGGGATGGGGCGCTTTCTCTCCTGCAGCAAACGCGGCGGCATCGGATTATAACTACGCCGAAGCGCTGCAAAAATCGATGTATTTCTATGAAGCCCAGCGGTCGGGCAAGCTCCCGGAAAACAACCGCGTGGAGTGGCGCGGCGATTCTGGGCTTCAGGACGGTGCGGACGTCGGCCACGACCTGACGGGAGGATGGTACGATGCCGGAGACCATGTCAAATTCGGGTTTCCCATGGCCTCTACCGCAACTATGCTTGCCTGGTCGGTTTATGAGTACCGGGAAGGATACGAACAGTCCGGGCAGCTTGATGAAATTTTGGATAATATCCGCTGGGCGACGGATTATTTCATGAAAGCCCACACGGCCCCGAACGAACTGTGGGGCCAGGTAGGGGACGGCAACGCGGACCATAAATGGTGGGGACCGGCGGAGGTTATGCCGATGGCGCGGCCCGCCTACAAAATCGACGCCGCTCATCCCGGCTCCGATCTGGCCGGGGAAACGGCCGCGGCGCTCGCCGCAAGTTCGATTGTTTTTCGGGACAGCGACCCGGCTTACGCGGACAAGCTGCTTCGTCACGCCAAGGAGTTATACGACTTCGCCGACCGGTACCGGGGCAAATATTCCGACAGCATTACCGGTGTCAAGGAGTTCTACAATTCCTGGAGCGGATACGCCGACGAACTGAGCTGGGGCGCGGTGTGGCTGTATTTGGCCACCGATGATCAAACGTATCTCGATAAGGCGATCGCCGCCAGCAAGGAATGGGGCACCAACCAGCAGGGCGATTGGGATTATAAATGGACGCAAGGCTGGGACGACAAGCATTACGGCGCGCAGCTGCTGCTGGCCCGGATCACCGGCGATCCCAAGTTCGTCCGCTCTACGGAAAAGAACATGGAATTCTGGACGACCGGCGTTGCGGAAACCGGTGAACGCGTCGCGTATACACCGGGGGGACTGGCCCATCTCGATCAATGGGGAGCCCTGCGTTATTCGGCTAACCAGGCTTTTCTCGCCTTTGTTTACTCCGACTGGGTGAGCGATCCCGCGAAGAAAATAAACGCGCGTTCATTCGCCGAACGGCAAATTCTTTACATGCTTGGCGACAATCCGCGCCAAAGCAGCTATGTCGTCGGTTACGGCAACAATCCGCCGGAGCATCCGCATCACCGCACTGCCCACGGCTCCTGGGCCGACAATCTGAGCGTGCCGGAGAACCATCGCCATACTCTATACGGCGCACTCGTCGGGGGACCTAACAAAGACGATACCTACAAGGATTCGGTCAACGATTATGTCTCCAATGAAGTGGCGACCGATTATAACGCAGGCTTCACCGGCGCTTTGGCGAAAATGATGATCCTTCACGGCCAAGGTCAGCAGCCGCTTCCCTCCTTTCCCGCTCCGGAAGAGCGCGAGGACGAAATGTTCGTCGAGGCTGCGGTTAATGTCAGCGGCAGCAACTTCGTGGAAATCCGCGCGCTGCTGAACAACCGCTCGGCCTGGCCGGCACGCGCCAGCGAGGACATATCCTTCCGCTACTACGTCGACCTCAGCGAAGCCATCGAGGCCGGATACGGTCCGGAGGACATCAAGGTTACGGTGGGAGGCTACAATCAGGGAGCGACGGTATCCCAGCTTCAGCCGTATGACGAGAACAATCATATTTACTACACGACGGTCGACTTCTCGGGAACCCGCATTTACCCCGGCGGCCAGTCGGATTTCCGGAAGGAAGTGCAGTTCCGCATCGCCGCGCCGGAGAATACGAATTTTTGGGACAATGCCAATGACTTCTCGTTCCAGGGAATCGCGACGGGCGCAGCTTCTCCGGTCAAGACGCCGTACATTCCCGTGTTTGACGCCGGCCGCCACGTGTTCGGCGAACTGCCCGCCGGAGGCGGAAATCCGGGAGAACCGACGGCACCGGCCGCCCCGCGCAATGTTCGCGCCGTTCCGGGCGACGGTTTCGTCCAATTGTCCTGGAACGCCGTAAACGGCGCCGAAGCGTATTCGGTGAAAAGATCGCTGGCCAGCGGCGGTCCTTACGAGACGGTAGGAACGGTGACCGCGGCCGCGTATACCGATTCCGCGGTGATCAACGATACGACCTATTATTACGTCATCACCGCGACAAACGCCGCCGGAGAGAGCCTCCCTTCAGCCCAGGTCAGCGCCAAGCCGCGCGAAGCGCAGACGCCGGCGGAAGGGGATTTGAAGGTTCAATACCGCAATAATGACACAAATGCCGGAGACAACCAGCTGCGGCCGCACTTCCGCATCGTCAACACCGGCGATGAGGCCGTTCCGCTCAGCGAGCTCACTCTGCGCTACTATTACACGATCGACGGGGACAAGTCCCAGCAGTTCAACTGCGACTATGCCTTCATCGGCAGCGGCAACGTAAGCGGCCGGTTCGTGAAATTGGATAGCGCAGCGGACGGCAGCGATTACTACCTGGAGGTCTCATTTGCTCCCGGAGCGGGCAAGCTGGCTCCCGGGGCGGACAGCGGAGAAATCCAAACCCGCGTCAACAAAACCGACTGGAGCAATTATAACGAATCCGACGATTATTCCTACAGCGGATCTCAGCAGCAGTTTGCCGACTGGGACAAAGTGACGCTTTACCGGAACGGAACGCTCGTCTGGGGCGTCGAGCCTTAA
- the speD gene encoding adenosylmethionine decarboxylase: protein MKLTPQQRVQLHGFNNLTKTLSFNMYDICYTRTKEEREAYIAYIDDEYNSDRLTNILGNVANIIGAHVLNIANQDYVPQGASVTMLVSEGPVVEVPTESLAESPGPLPESVVMQLDKSHITVHTYPEYDPNEGISTFRADIDVSTCGEISPLKALNYLIHSFDSDIMTIDYRVRGFTRDINGQKLFIDHDISSIQNYIPDEVIELYQMIDVNVYQEHIFHTKCRLKQFDLNNYLFGYTKETLTPEEQKEMTERLVAEMDEIFYGKNIEPARA from the coding sequence ATGAAGCTGACGCCGCAGCAGCGCGTTCAACTGCATGGGTTCAACAATCTGACCAAGACGTTAAGCTTTAATATGTACGATATTTGTTACACCCGGACGAAGGAAGAGCGCGAAGCGTATATCGCCTATATCGACGACGAGTACAATTCGGACCGTCTGACGAACATTCTTGGCAACGTGGCGAACATCATCGGCGCCCATGTTCTGAACATCGCCAACCAGGATTATGTCCCCCAGGGGGCCAGCGTCACGATGCTCGTCTCCGAAGGCCCGGTGGTAGAGGTGCCTACCGAATCTTTGGCCGAATCTCCCGGCCCGCTTCCCGAGTCCGTCGTCATGCAGCTCGACAAAAGCCATATCACCGTCCATACGTATCCGGAATACGATCCGAACGAAGGCATCAGCACCTTCCGGGCCGATATCGACGTCTCCACCTGCGGTGAAATTTCTCCCCTGAAGGCGCTCAACTATCTGATCCATTCGTTTGATTCGGACATCATGACGATCGATTACCGGGTCAGAGGGTTCACCCGGGACATCAACGGCCAGAAGCTGTTTATCGACCACGATATCAGCTCCATTCAAAATTATATTCCCGATGAAGTGATCGAACTTTATCAAATGATCGACGTCAACGTGTATCAGGAGCATATTTTTCATACGAAATGCAGGCTGAAGCAGTTTGATTTAAACAATTATTTGTTCGGTTACACGAAAGAGACGCTGACGCCCGAGGAGCAAAAGGAAATGACAGAAAGGCTCGTTGCGGAAATGGATGAAATCTTCTACGGCAAAAATATCGAGCCGGCCCGGGCATAA